Proteins encoded in a region of the Deinococcus misasensis DSM 22328 genome:
- a CDS encoding C39 family peptidase, translating into MLRFLFVLFLLVLPAGFAKGNAPQGAQAVQLQGFTWSKQTYNNCGPQALSSILSYYGIHVNQEKISGVLKACPTCYMQTEVIDPYVKNFGLRAQRFKNGAIGHVKALVRAGYPVLVLQYLKASSDVPHFRIVTGFDDRQKMFFLNDPYYAPNAAISYDGFQNLWSDLYSREFIVIYPEKQKARVGQALGVKL; encoded by the coding sequence ATGCTACGCTTTCTCTTCGTCCTGTTTTTGCTGGTGTTGCCTGCTGGTTTTGCAAAAGGCAATGCGCCTCAGGGTGCTCAAGCTGTACAGTTGCAAGGGTTCACCTGGAGCAAGCAAACCTACAACAATTGCGGTCCTCAGGCACTTTCCTCGATCCTGTCCTACTATGGCATCCATGTGAATCAGGAAAAGATCTCGGGGGTGCTCAAGGCCTGTCCCACCTGTTACATGCAAACCGAGGTGATCGACCCTTACGTGAAAAATTTTGGCCTCCGGGCGCAACGGTTCAAAAACGGGGCCATTGGTCACGTCAAAGCACTGGTGAGGGCAGGTTATCCTGTGCTGGTCTTGCAGTATTTGAAGGCCAGCAGTGACGTTCCCCATTTCCGCATCGTCACCGGATTTGATGACCGCCAGAAAATGTTCTTCCTGAACGATCCCTACTATGCCCCCAATGCAGCCATCAGTTATGACGGGTTTCAGAACCTCTGGTCTGACCTGTACTCCAGAGAGTTCATCGTGATTTATCCCGAAAAACAGAAGGCAAGGGTGGGTCAGGCTCTGGGTGTAAAGCTTTAA